Genomic DNA from Bartonella alsatica:
TATAGGTAAGAATACAGATGGTGGTACAATTGATATTGTAAACCATGAAGGGCAAGAGCGCACTCTTACTGGTATAAAGAAAGGCGCACTTACAGAAGAGTCACATGATGCAGTTACTGGTTCGCAGCTTTTTGCAACAAATCAGAAAGTAGAAACTGTAACAAATGATTTGAAAAAAGTTGCTGAAAACACTTCCCAATATTTAGGTGGTGGAGCAAATGTGCTACAAGGTCAGAAGCCGGCTTACATGATAACTGACATTAGGCCAAGTGGAGACATTGGTCAAACAAAAACTATGCACAATAATGTTGGTTCAGCATTATCTTCGCTTGATTACAGTCTGACGAATGTGAATAAACGTGTAACAAATGTAGTTAATGATTTTACACAAAAACTGACTGAAAGTTCTCAACATATTGAGAAGGATGCCTTGTTATGGAACGATGACGCGCACGCCTTTGTAGCAGATCATGGTAAGGAATCTGCAAGAACAAAGAGTAAGATTACCCATATTTTAGATGGTGCTATATCTCATGGATCAACGGATGCAATTACGGGTGGTCAGCTTTATTCATTGGGCGGTAAGGTTGCAACATACTTAGGCGGGGGAGCTAAATATGAGGGCGGTGAATGGACTGCTCCTACTTTCAAGGTAAAGCAATTCGATTCTGAGGGTAGTATTTCTGATGGAACCTATACTGATGTAGCTTCTGCGTTTGCAGGTGTAGGTGATTCATTCGAAAAAGTTAAAGATTCATTTAAGACTATTAAAGATGAAATTACCAAAGAGATTGAAAAAGACATTACTATTGCTCAAGGTGATAGCTTGTTGTGGAGTAAGGAAGAACAAGCTTTTGTAGCTCTACATGGAGAAGGTGACACAGCAAAAACCAATAGCAAGCTTAAGCACTTAGCAGACGGCAATATTGCGTCTGGTTCCACTGAAGCTATAACAGGTAATCAGCTTCATACTTTTGGCGACAAGATTGCAACATATTTAGGTGGAGGAGCGGAGTTTAGTGATGGTACTTTCACAGAACCAACTTATAAGATAACTAGCATTAGACCAAGTGGAGTAGTTGGTGGGGAACAAAGTATTCACCATAATGTTGGTTCAGCGTTATCTTCGCTTGATTACAGTCTGACGAATGTGAATACACGTGTAACAAATGTAGTTAATGATTTTACACAAAAACTAACTGAAAGTTCTCAACATATTGAGAAGGATGCCTTGTTATGGAACGATGACGCGCACGCCTTTGTAGCAGATCATGGTAAGGAATCTGCAAGAACAAAGAGTAAGATTACCCATATTTTAGATGGTGTTATATCTCATGGATCAACGGATGCAATTACGGGTGGACAACTTTATTCGATGAGCAATACGCTTGCGACGTATTTTGGAGGCGGAGCAAAGTATGAGAATGGAAATTGGACAGCTCCAAGTTTCAAAGTTACGACAGTTAAAGCTGATGGTGAAGCCGAAGAACAGACTTATAAAGATGTAGCGGAAGCTTTAGCTGGTGTTGGAAATTCTTTCACGAATGTTGAGAAAAAACTAACTGAACAGCTTAATAATGAAATAGGCAATGTAAAAGGTGATAGCCTTGTTAAGAAGAATGCAGGAACCAATGAAATTAGTATAGGTTCAGAAGTAGAAGGTAGTAAAATTACCATTGCCAACAAGAATAGTGAGGATCGGACGCTTTCTGGTGTGAAGGCAGCAGAGAAGGGTAATGAGGCTGTTAACAAGGATCAACTTGATGAAAGTTTGAAGCAGCTTTCTAACAATCTTCAATCTGATGATTCAGCGGTTGTTCACTATGATAAAGCAGGAAATGGCAATAGCATTGATTATACGAGTGTGACTTTTGGTAAGGGTAAGAATTCTTCTGCTGTAGCTCTTCATAATGTAGCTGATGGCCAAATTTCTGAACATTCACATGATGTGGTTACGGGTGGTCAGCTTTATTCATTGGGCGGTAAGGTTGCAACATACTTAGGCGGGGGAGCTAAATATGAGGGCGGCGAATGGACTGCTCCTACTTTCAAGGTAAAGCAATTCGATTCTGAGGGTAGTGTTTCTGATGGAACCTATACTGATGTAGCTTCTGCGTTTGCAGGTGTAGGTGATTCATTCGAAAAAGTTAAAGATTCATTTAAGACTATTAAAGATGAAATTACCAAAGAGATTGAAAAAGACATTACTATTGCTCAAGGTGATAGCTTGTTGTGGAGTAAGGGAGAACAAGCTTTTGTAGCTCTACATGGAGAAGGTGACACAGCAAAAACCAATAGCAAACTTAAGCACTTAGCAGACGGCAATATTGCGTCTGGTTCCACTGAAGCTATAACAGGTAATCAGCTTCATACTTTTGGCGACAAGATTGCAACATATTTAGGTGGAGGAGCGGAGTTTAGTGATGGTACTTTCACAGAACCAACTTATAAGATAACTAGCATTAGACCAAGTGGAGACGTTGGTGGGGAACAAAGTATTCACCATAATGTTGGTTCAGCGTTATCTTCGCTTGATTACAGTCTGACGAATGTGAATACACGTGTAACAAATGTAGTTAATGATTTTACACAAAAACTAACTGAAAGTTCTCAACATATTGAGAAGGATGCCTTGTTATGGAACGATGACGCGCACGCCTTTGTAGCAGATCATGGTAAGGAATCTGCAAGAACAAAGAGTAAGATTACCCATATTTTAGATGGTGCTATATCTCATGGATCAACGGATGCAATTACGGGTGGACAACTTTATTCGATGAGCAATACGCTTGCGACGTATTTTGGAGGCGGAGCAAAGTATGAGAATGGAAATTGGACAGCTCCAAGTTTCAAAGTTAACACTGTAAGTGCTGATGGTAGTAAGGTTGAAGAAAAGAGCTATGATAATGTAGCGAAAGCCTTTGCTAGTGTTGGAAGCTCTTTCACGAATATTCATAATGAGATTAAGAATGAGATTAACAAAGTTGTTAGTGATAATCTTGTTAAGCAAGATGAAAATACGAAGGTTATTAAGATAGGATCTGAGAACGATGGTACAGAAATCACTGTTGCGAACAGTGAAGGAGCAGCACGTAGCATTACAGGTTTAAAGGCAGGCACCCTTTCAATGGCTTCGACAGAAGCAGTAAATGGTGGACAACTTTATTCGATGAGCAATACGCTTGCGACGTATTTTGGAGGCGGAGCGAAGTATGAGAATGGAAATTGGACAGCTCCAAGTTTCAAAGTTACGACAGTTAAAGCTGATGGTAAGGCTGAAGAACAGACTTATAAAGATGTAGCGGAAGCTTTAGCTGGTGTTGGAAATTCTTTCACGAATGTTGAGAAAAAACTAACTGAACAGCTTAATAATGAAATAGGCAATGTAAAAGGCGATAGCCTTGTTAAGAAGAATGCAGGAACCAATGAAATTAGTATAGGTTCAGAAGTAGAAGGTAGTAAAATTACCATTGCCAACAAGAATAGTGAGGATCGGACGCTTTCTGGTGTGAAGGCAGCAGAGAAGGGTAATGAGGCTGTTAACAAGGATCAACTTGATGAAAGTTTGAAGCAGCTTTCTAACAGTCTTCAATCTGATGATTCAGCGGTTGTTCACTATGATAAAGCAGGAGATGGCAATAGCGTTGATTATACGAGTGTGACTTTTGGTAAGGGTAAGAATTCTTCTGCTGTAGCTCTTCATAATGTAGCTGATGGCCAAATTTCTGAACATTCACATGATGTGGTTACTGGTGGTCAGATTAATAGTATCTCTCAAGAAGTTGCAAAATTCTTGGGTGGAAACGCATCATTTAACAACGGTACTTTTACAGGACCAACGTATAAATTGACGAAAGTTGATGAAAATGGTGATGTTAAACAAAGCGAATTTAAAGATGTTGGCTCAGCCTTTGAAGGTCTTGATACAACTATCAAGAATGTGAATAGTAATGTAACGAATAAGTTTAATGAGCTTACACAAAATATAACAAACATTACTCAAGAAGTTAAAGGGGATGCTTTGTTATGGAGTGAATCGGATGGCGCTTTTGTAGCAGATCATGGTAAGGAATCTGCAAAAACAAAGAGTAAGATTACCCATATTTTAGATGGTGTTATATCTCATGGATCAACGGATGCAATTACGGGTGGTCAACTTTATTCGATGGGTGATGCACTTGCGACGTATTTTGGAGGCGGAGCAAAGTATGAGAATGGAAATTGGACAGCTCCAAGTTTCAAAGTTACGACAGTTAAAACTGATGGTAAGGCTGAAGAACAGACTTATAAAGATGTAGCGGAAGCTTTAGCTGGTGTTGGAAATTCTTTCACGAATGTTGAGAAAAAACTAACTGAACAGCTTAATAATGAAATAGGCAATGTAAAAGGTGATAGCCTTGTTAAGAAGAATGCAGGAACCAATGAAATTAGTATAGGTTCAGAAGTAGAAGGTAGTAAAATTACCATTGCCAACAAGAATAGTGAGGATCGGACGCTTTCTGGTGTGAAGGCAGCAGAGAAGGGTAATGAGGCTGTTAACAAGGATCAACTTGATGAAAGTTTGAAGCAGCTTTCTAACAATCTTCAATCTGATGATTCAGCGGTTGTTCACTATGATAAAGCAGGAGATGGCAATAGCATTGATTATACGAGTGTGACTTTTGGTAAGGGTAAGAATTCTTCTGCTGTAGCTCTTCATAATGTAGCTGATGGCCAAATTTCTGAACATTCACATGATGTGGTTACTGGTGGTCAGATTAATAGTATCTCTCAAGAAGTTGCAAAATTCTTGGGCGGAAATGCATCATTTAACAACGGTACCTTTACAGAACCAACGTATAAATTGACGAAAGTTGATGAAAATGGTGATGTTAAACAAAGCGAATTTAAAGATGTTGGCTCAGCCTTTGAAGGTCTTGATACAACTATCAAGAATGTGAATAGTAATGTAACGAATAAGTTTAATGAGCTTACACAAAATATAACAAACATTACTCAAGAAGTTAAAGGGGATGCTTTGTTATGGAGTGAATCGGATGGCGCTTTTGTAGCAGATCATGGTAAGGAATCTGCAAGAACAAAGAGTAAGATTACCCATATTTTAGATGGTGCTATATCTCATGGATCAACGGATGCAATTACGGGTGGTCAACTTTATTCGATGGGTGATGCGCTTGCGACGTATTTTGGAGGCGGAGCGAAGTATGAGAATGGAAATTGGACAGCTCCAAGTTTCAAAGTTACGCAATTTTTTGACAATGGTGAATCTTCTGAGAAGACATATAATAATGTTGCGGATGCCTTTGCTGGTATGAATAGTTCTTTTGAGGGTATTCATAATGAGATGACGAATGCAGTCACAAATATTAACAATCAGATTGGTCAAGTTGTTAGTGATAGCCTTGTTAAGCAAGATAAGGAAACAAAACACGTCAAGATAGGATCTGAAACAGATGGCACTGAAATTAACATTGCAAATAACAATAAAGCCGATCGGACGCTTTCTGGTGTGAAGGCAGCAGAGAAGGGTAATGAGGCTGTTAACAAGGATCAACTTGATGAAAGTTTGAAGCAGCTTTCTAACAATCTTCAGTCTGATGATTCAGCGGTTGTTCATTATGATAAAGCAGGAGATGGCAATAGCATTGATTATACGAGTGTGACTTTTGGTAAGGGTAAGAATTCTTCTGCTGTAGCTCTTCATAATGTAGCTGATGGCCAAATTTCTGAACATTCACATGATGTGGTTACTGGTGGTCAGATTAATAGTATCTCTCAAGAAGTTGCAAAATTCTTGGGCGGAAATGCATCATTTAACAACGGTACCTTTACAGAACCAACGTATAAATTGACGAAAGTTGATGAAAATGGTGGTGTTAAAGAAAGCGAATTTAAAGATGTTGGCTCAGCCTTTGAAGGACTTGATACAACTATCAAGAATGTGAATAGTAATGTAACGAATAAGTTTAATGAGCTTACACAAAATATAACAAACATTACTCAAGAAGTTAAAGGGGATGCTTTGTTATGGAGTGAATCGGATGGCGCTTTTGTAGCAGATCATGGTAAGGAATCTGCAAGAACAAAGAGTAAGATTACCCATATTTTAGATGGTGTTATATCTCATGGATCAACGGATGCAATTACGGGTGGTCAACTTTATTCGATGGGTGATGCGCTTGCGACGTATTTTGGAGGCGGAGCAAAGTATGAGAATGGAAATTGGACAGCTCCAAGTTTCAAAGTTAACACTGTAAGTGCTGATGGTAGTAAGGTTGAAGAGAAGAGCTATGATAATGTAGCGAAAGCCTTTGCTAGTGTTGGAAGCTCTTTCACGAATATTCATAATGAGATTAAGAATGAGATTAACAAAGTTGTTAGTGATAATCTTGTTAAGCAAGATGAAAATACGAAGGTTATTAAGATAGGATCTGAGAACGATGGTACAGAAATCACTGTTGCGAACAGTGAAGGAGCAGCACGTAGCATTACAGGTTTAAAGGCAGGCACCCTTTCAATGGCTTCGACAGAAGCAGTAAATGGTGGACAACTTTATTCGATGAGCAATACGCTTGCGACGTATTTTGGAGGTGGAGCAAAGTATGAGAATGGAAATTGGACAGCTCCAAGTTTCAAAGTTACGCAATTTTTTGACAATGGTGAATCTTCTGAGAAGACATATAATAATGTTGCGGATGCCTTTGCTGGTATGAATAGTTCTTTTGAGGGTATTCATAATGAGGTGACGAATGCAGTCACAAATATTAACAATCAGATTGGTCAAGTTGTTAGTGATAGCCTTGTTAAGCAAGATAAGGAAACAAAACTCGTCAAGATAGGATCTGAAACAGATGGCACTGAAATTAACATTGCAAATAACAATAAAGCCGATCGGACGCTTTCTGGTGTGAAGGCAGCAGAGAAGGGTAATGAGGCTGTTAATAAAAAGCAACTTGATGAAAGTTTGAAGCAGCTTTCTAACAATCTTCAGTCTGATGATTCAGCGGTTGTTCATTATGATAAAGCAGGAGATGACAATAGCATTGATTATACGAGTGTGACTTTTGGTAAGGGTAAGAATTCTGCTGCTGTAGCTCTTCATAATGTAGCTGATGGCCAAATTTCTGAACATTCACATGATGTGGTTACGGGTGGTCAGATTAATAGTATCTCTCAAGAAGTTGCAAAATTCTTGGGCGGAAATGCATCATTTAACAACGGTACTTTTACAGGACCAACGTATAAATTGACGAAAGTTGATGAAAATGGTGGTGTTAAACAAAGCGAATTTAAAGATGTTGGCTCAGCCTTTGAAGGTCTTGAAACAACTATCAAGAATGTGAATAGTAATGTAACGAATAAGTTTAATGAGCTTACACAAAATATAACAAACATTACTCAAGAAGTTAAAGGGGATGCTTTGTTATGGAGTGAATCGGATGGCGCTTTTGTAGCAGATCATGGTAAGGAATCTGCAAGAACAAAGAGTAAGATTACCCATATTTTAGATGGTGCTATATCTCATGGATCAACGGATGCAATTACGGGTGGTCAACTTTATTCGATGGGTGATGCGCTTGCGACGTATTTTGGAGGCGGAGCGAAGTATGAGAATGGAAATTGGACAGCTCCAAGTTTCAAAGTTACGCAATTTTTTGACAATGGTGAATCTTCTGAGAAGACATATAATAATGTTGCGGATGCCTTTGCTGGTATGAATAGTTCTTTTGAGGGTATTCATAATGAGATGACGAATGCAGTCACAAATATTAACAATCAGATTGGTCAAGTTGTTAGTGATAGCCTTGTTAAGCAAGATAAGGAAACAAAACACGTCAAGATAGGATCTGAAACAGATGGCACTGAAATTAACATTGCAAATAACAATAAAGCCGATCGGACGCTTTCTGGTGTGAAGGCAGCAGAGAAGGGTAATGAGGCTGTTAACAAGGATCAACTTGATGAAAGTTTGAAGCAGCTTTCTAACAATCTTCAGTCTGATGATTCAGCGGTTGTTCATTATGATAAAGCAGGAGATGGCAATAGCATTGATTATACGAGTGTGACTTTTGGTAAGGGTAAGAATTCTTCTGCTGTAGCTCTTCATAATGTAGCTGATGGCCAAATTTCTGAACATTCACATGATGTGGTTACTGGTGGTCAGATTAATAGTATCTCTCAAGAAGTTGCAAAATTCTTGGGCGGAAATGCATCATTTAACAACGGTACCTTTACAGAACCAACGTATAAATTGACGAAAGTTGATGAAAATGGTGGTGTTAAAGAAAGCGAATTTAAAGATGTTGGCTCAGCCTTTGAAGGACTTGATACAACTATCAAGAATGTGAATAGTAATGTAACGAATAAGTTTAATGAGCTTACACAAAATATAACAAACATTACTCAAGAAGTTAAAGGGGATGCTTTGTTATGGAGTGAATCGGATGGCGCTTTTGTAGCAGATCATGGTAAGGAATCTGCAAGAACAAAGAGTAAGATTACCCATATTTTAGATGGTGTTATATCTCATGGATCAACGGATGCAATTACGGGTGGTCAACTTTATTCGATGGGTGATGCGCTTGCGACGTATTTTGGAGGCGGAGCAAAGTATGAGAATGGAAATTGGACAGCTCCAAGTTTCAAAGTTAACACTGTAAGTGCTGATGGTAGTAAGGTTGAAGAGAAGAGCTATGATAATGTAGCGAAAGCCTTTGCTAGTGTTGGAAGCTCTTTCACGAATATTCATAATGAGATTAAGAATGAGATTAACAAAGTTGTTAGTGATAATCTTGTTAAGCAAGATGAAAATACGAAGGTTATTAAGATAGGATCTGAGAACGATGGTACAGAAATCACTGTTGCGAACAGTGAAGGAGCAGCACGTAGCATTACAGGTTTAAAGGCAGGCACCCTTTCAATGGCTTCGACAGAAGCAGTAAATGGTGGACAACTTTATTCGATGAGCAATACGCTTGCGACGTATTTTGGAGGTGGAGCAAAGTATGAGAATGGAAATTGGACAGCTCCAAGTTTCAAAGTTACGCAATTTTTTGACAATGGTGAATCTTCTGAGAAGACATATAATAATGTTGCGGATGCCTTTGCTGGTATGAATAGTTCTTTCACCAAACTTCACCATGAGCTTTCTGACAACATAGAGCAGAATGCATTGTTGTGGAGCGAAACTGAAGAAGCCTTTGTTGCACTTCATGACAAAGGAGATGGGAAGCACAATAGCAAGCTTATTCATCTAGTTGATGGAGATATTTTGTCTGGTTCAACAGAAGCTGTTACCGGCAATCAGCTCTATCAATTGCACCAGACGTTGGCGATGTATTTAGGTGGCGGAGCTGGTTATAAAGATGGGCAATGGACAGCACCGCAATTTCATGTTTGGCAGTTTCAGAGTGAAGGTAGTAAGGTTGAAAAGAAGAGCTATGATAATGTAGCGGACGCATTTGAAGGTGTTAACGGCAGTATGTCAGGTATCAATGACCGTCTTAATGCTGTTGCCCAGAATATGACGTCGAACAGTTTAAACTGGAATGAAACAGATGGAGGATATGATGGACGTCACAATGGACAGGACAGTAAGATTACCCATGTAGCGGATGGAGAAGTAGCAAAAGGATCGAAAGAGGTTGTGAATGGAGGACAGCTTTGGGAAACGAACGAGAAAGTATCGGCTGTTGAGAAGCGTGTAGACAGTATTGATCAACATGTTCAGGATATTGAAAAGACAGTTACGAATGATGCTGTAAAGTATGATAAAGGAGAAGATGGGAAGAAAACGAATAAGATTACGTTAGTGGGAGGCAATGAAAGCGATCCTGTATTGATAGATAATGTATCGGATGGTCATATTGAAAAGGGTTCGAAAGAAGCGATTAATGGTGGCCAGTTACATGATTATACGGATCAGCAGATGAAGCTAGTACTTGAAGATGCGAAGAAGTATACTGATAAGCAGGTTGGTGATATGTTAAGTAATGGAGTTAACGAAGCTAAAGCTTATACAGATATGAAGTTTGAAACGTTAAGTTATGCTGTTGAAGATGTCCGGAAGGAATCAAGACAAGCGGCTGCTATTGGTTTGGCTGTATCGAACTTACGTTACTATGATATTCCAGGATCCTTAAGTGTTTCATTTGGTAGTGGTGTATGGCGCAGTCAATCCGCATTTGCTATTGGAGCAGGTTATACATCTGAAGATGGAAATATTCGTTCTAATTTATCTGTTACTAGTTCTGGAGGTCACTGGGGTGTAGGTGCAGGAATTACTCTGAGGCTGAAATGATAATGAAAAAAAAACTTATATCATGATGAAAAGACAAAATATTCTTATGAAGATTTTTTTCGTTTTTGCCTTATTGTGCAAGAGTGAAAGCTTTGCCAACGAGAATAGTAATATTTATACGGTGCAACCACCGCATTTATCTATTCCTAAGGGAGAACCTGGTGAAACGCGCCGAATCATTATGCAATTTTATCATTGGACTTTGATTTGTGATGAAACACAAAAATTTAAGCAGGGCATATGTAATGTAACGCAGACTGTTCATGATCATGACGATAACACTATTTTTAGTTGGTCTCTTGTTGCTACAAAAAATGGTCAAGCAATAATGCTTTTTCGAACACTACCAAATGCTGATATAAATGTTCCTATCCGAGTGTTTATGGAGGGTGTTAAAAAGCCTATCCTCATTGATTATACCCAATGTAATGAAACGGTCTGTTTAGCGCAATCACCTGTAGGACCAATTCTCAGTAAACAAATAGAGAAAGATAAAAAAGTGCGTATTTCCTATAAGATTAAAGAGGGAAAGATATTTTCTTTTATTGTGCCATTTAAAGGGTTAAGGGCGGCACTTAATTCTCTACAACGATAGATTATATAGAGTGTTTAATAAGTTTTTTCATAAATTGTTGTATTTCATTCCAGATTTAAATAGAAATGAAGATTCAAATCGAGAATAATGAATGTAAGATTCTAAATAAAGTATAAAGGTGGGTTCACCAAAAATACATTTTATAAATGTAAAATCACAATCAGGTGTTTAATTTATATATAAATATGTAATAGAAAAGACGAATTAAAGTTTTTCTAAGAGACTTTTAGAGTAAATCACGTTGGTGGTTAACAGTAAAAAACATAAAAATCATTAAAATAGCCGGTTTAAGAAATTCATAATGTAGTTTTTTAATAACAAATAAATGGGTTACTTTGTTTCAATAAAAGCTCCTTACAATTTTTTAGAATAATCTTTTTTGATATTAATAATTTCAAATTAAAATGCTGTAGTCGTTTTGCAAAATGCAATTACAGTGCCGTGGTCTTATGAGTATAAAGAAAAATTATAGTTGAAAAAACACTCTAACCCTTTTTTTCTTTACGATTTTTTCAATTAAAGTCTCCATCTCTTTAAGCAATATCTGATTTAGGAACGAATAAAATTCTACCTCCTTATAGTATCTCTTAGTAAATGAGAGTATTTTTACGTTTTTGATGCTTTTCACGTATTGTACGATTGGGAGAGGGTTTAGTAAATAGTAGTTTTCTAAATACACAAGCAATAGATCGCGCGATTAAAACACTAAAGATTTGTCATTTAAAGTTGAGACAAAGATGTATTAAGCATTATAGCTTGGTTACTAATTGAAACTTGCCATTCGGTGAAAAATAGTAGGAATTTATTCAAGGTATTTTGGATAAAATTAGTCTTGAATTGGAAGTTGTTGATTAGAAAATAGAAGCGCGTTTTGCTGTTTCAGAGTGTGGTACACTCGTTAATCCGAATACTGATGGAATTGTATTTTTTGATATTAAAGGAAAGGCATCGGAAATTGTGCTCCTTGATGTTTTCAAAAAGCGTTCTTTATGTTTAACTGAGCAGATTACAGCATGAACTTCAGTTTCTGTTTCTGTTGTCACGTTTGCTGAATGTTTTGAGGGGAAATAAGATTAATTT
This window encodes:
- a CDS encoding Vomp family autotransporter — encoded protein: MKKLSATLFQNDVKYLCFPYSFVRREGLAAIVALLTHVAPVWAANLAITGAKVSSQNSPAVAYPKASHGSIVLSGDDDYCGVDYVEGRYGNNNMRTAPKITAEEEYRRFAESTVINGTSPYGFSSGQQVWTGDGLTSKGSGYMGKNSSGGDTNILPEAYGIYSFATGCGSSAQGNYSVAFGANATAYSGGSQAFGVAALAVGNASIAFGISSEATGESGIALGGLAQVKKERGIAIGTRAVSQGEESIAIGSGSKGGEENNSAIAQGNKTIAIGSHTAALGDYSLSVGADAVAAVSKSVAIGWGSVSRIAGSIYGYDPVKKAPSENDNIAWKSTVAAFSVGDPNQKITRQITGVAAGTQDTDAVNVAQLKALAQVAGGGWEVSVDGADNTVIDSGDTLNLAAGSKNFSIVSDEKEKKVTFDLAKDIALDSVKLGGEALTGAAGSVTLDATGLVISGGPQITISGINAGHKKISGLEAGTSDTDAVNFLQLKTVEKEVKEQVAASSFVKQDAQTKHISIGKNTDGGTIDIVNHEGQERTLTGIKKGALTEESHDAVTGSQLFATNQKVETVTNDLKKVAENTSQYLGGGANVLQGQKPAYMITDIRPSGDIGQTKTMHNNVGSALSSLDYSLTNVNKRVTNVVNDFTQKLTESSQHIEKDALLWNDDAHAFVADHGKESARTKSKITHILDGAISHGSTDAITGGQLYSLGGKVATYLGGGAKYEGGEWTAPTFKVKQFDSEGSISDGTYTDVASAFAGVGDSFEKVKDSFKTIKDEITKEIEKDITIAQGDSLLWSKEEQAFVALHGEGDTAKTNSKLKHLADGNIASGSTEAITGNQLHTFGDKIATYLGGGAEFSDGTFTEPTYKITSIRPSGVVGGEQSIHHNVGSALSSLDYSLTNVNTRVTNVVNDFTQKLTESSQHIEKDALLWNDDAHAFVADHGKESARTKSKITHILDGVISHGSTDAITGGQLYSMSNTLATYFGGGAKYENGNWTAPSFKVTTVKADGEAEEQTYKDVAEALAGVGNSFTNVEKKLTEQLNNEIGNVKGDSLVKKNAGTNEISIGSEVEGSKITIANKNSEDRTLSGVKAAEKGNEAVNKDQLDESLKQLSNNLQSDDSAVVHYDKAGNGNSIDYTSVTFGKGKNSSAVALHNVADGQISEHSHDVVTGGQLYSLGGKVATYLGGGAKYEGGEWTAPTFKVKQFDSEGSVSDGTYTDVASAFAGVGDSFEKVKDSFKTIKDEITKEIEKDITIAQGDSLLWSKGEQAFVALHGEGDTAKTNSKLKHLADGNIASGSTEAITGNQLHTFGDKIATYLGGGAEFSDGTFTEPTYKITSIRPSGDVGGEQSIHHNVGSALSSLDYSLTNVNTRVTNVVNDFTQKLTESSQHIEKDALLWNDDAHAFVADHGKESARTKSKITHILDGAISHGSTDAITGGQLYSMSNTLATYFGGGAKYENGNWTAPSFKVNTVSADGSKVEEKSYDNVAKAFASVGSSFTNIHNEIKNEINKVVSDNLVKQDENTKVIKIGSENDGTEITVANSEGAARSITGLKAGTLSMASTEAVNGGQLYSMSNTLATYFGGGAKYENGNWTAPSFKVTTVKADGKAEEQTYKDVAEALAGVGNSFTNVEKKLTEQLNNEIGNVKGDSLVKKNAGTNEISIGSEVEGSKITIANKNSEDRTLSGVKAAEKGNEAVNKDQLDESLKQLSNSLQSDDSAVVHYDKAGDGNSVDYTSVTFGKGKNSSAVALHNVADGQISEHSHDVVTGGQINSISQEVAKFLGGNASFNNGTFTGPTYKLTKVDENGDVKQSEFKDVGSAFEGLDTTIKNVNSNVTNKFNELTQNITNITQEVKGDALLWSESDGAFVADHGKESAKTKSKITHILDGVISHGSTDAITGGQLYSMGDALATYFGGGAKYENGNWTAPSFKVTTVKTDGKAEEQTYKDVAEALAGVGNSFTNVEKKLTEQLNNEIGNVKGDSLVKKNAGTNEISIGSEVEGSKITIANKNSEDRTLSGVKAAEKGNEAVNKDQLDESLKQLSNNLQSDDSAVVHYDKAGDGNSIDYTSVTFGKGKNSSAVALHNVADGQISEHSHDVVTGGQINSISQEVAKFLGGNASFNNGTFTEPTYKLTKVDENGDVKQSEFKDVGSAFEGLDTTIKNVNSNVTNKFNELTQNITNITQEVKGDALLWSESDGAFVADHGKESARTKSKITHILDGAISHGSTDAITGGQLYSMGDALATYFGGGAKYENGNWTAPSFKVTQFFDNGESSEKTYNNVADAFAGMNSSFEGIHNEMTNAVTNINNQIGQVVSDSLVKQDKETKHVKIGSETDGTEINIANNNKADRTLSGVKAAEKGNEAVNKDQLDESLKQLSNNLQSDDSAVVHYDKAGDGNSIDYTSVTFGKGKNSSAVALHNVADGQISEHSHDVVTGGQINSISQEVAKFLGGNASFNNGTFTEPTYKLTKVDENGGVKESEFKDVGSAFEGLDTTIKNVNSNVTNKFNELTQNITNITQEVKGDALLWSESDGAFVADHGKESARTKSKITHILDGVISHGSTDAITGGQLYSMGDALATYFGGGAKYENGNWTAPSFKVNTVSADGSKVEEKSYDNVAKAFASVGSSFTNIHNEIKNEINKVVSDNLVKQDENTKVIKIGSENDGTEITVANSEGAARSITGLKAGTLSMASTEAVNGGQLYSMSNTLATYFGGGAKYENGNWTAPSFKVTQFFDNGESSEKTYNNVADAFAGMNSSFEGIHNEVTNAVTNINNQIGQVVSDSLVKQDKETKLVKIGSETDGTEINIANNNKADRTLSGVKAAEKGNEAVNKKQLDESLKQLSNNLQSDDSAVVHYDKAGDDNSIDYTSVTFGKGKNSAAVALHNVADGQISEHSHDVVTGGQINSISQEVAKFLGGNASFNNGTFTGPTYKLTKVDENGGVKQSEFKDVGSAFEGLETTIKNVNSNVTNKFNELTQNITNITQEVKGDALLWSESDGAFVADHGKESARTKSKITHILDGAISHGSTDAITGGQLYSMGDALATYFGGGAKYENGNWTAPSFKVTQFFDNGESSEKTYNNVADAFAGMNSSFEGIHNEMTNAVTNINNQIGQVVSDSLVKQDKETKHVKIGSETDGTEINIANNNKADRTLSGVKAAEKGNEAVNKDQLDESLKQLSNNLQSDDSAVVHYDKAGDGNSIDYTSVTFGKGKNSSAVALHNVADGQISEHSHDVVTGGQINSISQEVAKFLGGNASFNNGTFTEPTYKLTKVDENGGVKESEFKDVGSAFEGLDTTIKNVNSNVTNKFNELTQNITNITQEVKGDALLWSESDGAFVADHGKESARTKSKITHILDGVISHGSTDAITGGQLYSMGDALATYFGGGAKYENGNWTAPSFKVNTVSADGSKVEEKSYDNVAKAFASVGSSFTNIHNEIKNEINKVVSDNLVKQDENTKVIKIGSENDGTEITVANSEGAARSITGLKAGTLSMASTEAVNGGQLYSMSNTLATYFGGGAKYENGNWTAPSFKVTQFFDNGESSEKTYNNVADAFAGMNSSFTKLHHELSDNIEQNALLWSETEEAFVALHDKGDGKHNSKLIHLVDGDILSGSTEAVTGNQLYQLHQTLAMYLGGGAGYKDGQWTAPQFHVWQFQSEGSKVEKKSYDNVADAFEGVNGSMSGINDRLNAVAQNMTSNSLNWNETDGGYDGRHNGQDSKITHVADGEVAKGSKEVVNGGQLWETNEKVSAVEKRVDSIDQHVQDIEKTVTNDAVKYDKGEDGKKTNKITLVGGNESDPVLIDNVSDGHIEKGSKEAINGGQLHDYTDQQMKLVLEDAKKYTDKQVGDMLSNGVNEAKAYTDMKFETLSYAVEDVRKESRQAAAIGLAVSNLRYYDIPGSLSVSFGSGVWRSQSAFAIGAGYTSEDGNIRSNLSVTSSGGHWGVGAGITLRLK